The Janthinobacterium lividum genome has a window encoding:
- a CDS encoding GNAT family N-acetyltransferase, with product MNYRTAIVTTLAEIGEAAWSELLASQADATPFLSYAFLHALHESGCASADTGWQPNYLVLWQGETLAAALPLYLKMHSYGEYVFDWAWAEAYQQHGLEYYPKLLSAIPFTPVSGTRLLARDGEARAALLAFLQAQQQASEVSSCHILFPPESEARQLAQAGYLMRSGVQFHWLNPGYTDFEQFLATLEHKKRKNIRAERRKVQEAGVTLRQVRGADAVDADWKLFHRCYSNTYAEHRSSPYLSLDFFRRIGASMPQNILLVIAEREGRAIAASLVIHTADTLYGRYWGALEHVPCLHFETAYYQPLEFCIANGIATFEGGAQGEHKMARGFLPQKTWSAHWLAHPAFADAVQRFLERERGGIDAYLDELNEHSPFRA from the coding sequence ATGAATTATCGCACGGCTATCGTCACTACCCTGGCTGAAATTGGCGAAGCGGCCTGGTCTGAACTGCTGGCAAGCCAGGCGGACGCCACTCCCTTCCTTTCCTACGCCTTTTTGCACGCGCTGCACGAGTCCGGCTGCGCCAGTGCGGACACGGGCTGGCAGCCGAATTACCTGGTGCTGTGGCAAGGCGAGACCCTGGCCGCCGCCCTGCCCCTGTACCTGAAGATGCACTCGTACGGCGAATACGTGTTCGACTGGGCCTGGGCCGAGGCTTATCAGCAACATGGTCTCGAATATTACCCGAAACTGTTGTCCGCGATTCCCTTTACGCCCGTCAGCGGCACGCGCTTGCTGGCCCGCGATGGCGAGGCGCGCGCGGCCCTGCTGGCCTTCCTGCAGGCGCAGCAACAAGCCAGCGAGGTCTCGTCCTGCCACATCCTGTTCCCGCCGGAAAGCGAAGCGCGCCAGCTGGCGCAAGCTGGCTACCTGATGCGTAGTGGCGTGCAGTTTCACTGGCTCAATCCCGGCTACACGGATTTCGAGCAATTCCTCGCTACCCTGGAACACAAGAAGCGCAAGAATATCCGCGCCGAGCGCCGCAAGGTGCAGGAGGCGGGCGTCACCCTGCGCCAGGTGCGCGGGGCGGATGCTGTTGACGCCGACTGGAAACTGTTCCACCGCTGCTATAGCAATACCTATGCGGAACATCGCTCGTCACCCTATTTGTCGCTGGATTTCTTCCGCCGCATCGGCGCCAGCATGCCGCAGAACATCCTGTTGGTGATCGCCGAACGCGAAGGTCGGGCTATTGCCGCCTCGCTGGTGATCCACACGGCTGACACCCTGTATGGCCGCTACTGGGGCGCGCTCGAACACGTGCCCTGTCTGCATTTCGAAACGGCGTATTACCAGCCGCTGGAGTTTTGCATCGCCAACGGCATCGCCACCTTCGAAGGGGGTGCGCAGGGCGAGCACAAGATGGCACGGGGCTTCCTGCCGCAAAAGACCTGGTCCGCCCACTGGCTGGCGCACCCGGCCTTTGCCGACGCCGTACAGCGCTTCCTCGAGCGCGAGCGCGGCGGCATCGACGCCTACCTCGATGAATTGAACGAACACAGTCCGTTTCGCGCATAA
- a CDS encoding Smr/MutS family protein yields the protein MASMKDFADLKAVSKQLKEQADARAQVAAERAQQVKVQAVESNLFKASIGGVKRLPESDRYVPSLPKAGAMAAQQPARKLTPEEDDAAVLRESLSDLFEVDHYLENDPALNYARPGVGPDVVKKMRKGHWPIQDELDLHGLRRDEARDGIGAFLNQATRRKLRCVRVIHGKGFGSKGQEPVLKSMVHSWLVQKDEVIAFCQARRSEGGDGALVVLLSAALQPIR from the coding sequence ATGGCGTCGATGAAAGACTTCGCCGACCTGAAAGCGGTCAGCAAGCAGCTCAAGGAGCAGGCGGACGCGCGCGCGCAAGTCGCGGCTGAGCGCGCGCAGCAGGTCAAGGTGCAGGCCGTGGAGAGCAATCTGTTCAAGGCCAGCATCGGTGGCGTCAAGCGCCTGCCCGAGTCGGACCGCTACGTGCCCAGCCTGCCCAAGGCGGGGGCCATGGCGGCCCAGCAGCCGGCGCGCAAGCTCACGCCGGAAGAGGACGATGCGGCCGTGCTGCGCGAGTCGCTGTCGGACTTGTTCGAGGTCGACCATTACCTCGAAAACGATCCGGCCCTGAACTACGCCCGCCCCGGCGTGGGACCGGACGTGGTCAAGAAGATGCGCAAGGGCCACTGGCCCATCCAGGATGAGCTGGACTTGCATGGCTTGCGCCGCGACGAGGCGCGCGACGGCATCGGCGCCTTTTTGAACCAGGCGACGCGGCGCAAGCTGCGCTGCGTGCGCGTGATTCACGGCAAGGGTTTTGGCTCGAAAGGCCAGGAACCGGTCTTGAAATCGATGGTGCACAGCTGGCTGGTGCAAAAGGATGAAGTCATCGCTTTTTGCCAGGCGCGCCGCTCCGAAGGGGGCGATGGCGCGCTGGTAGTCTTACTTTCAGCGGCCCTGCAACCCATCCGTTAG
- a CDS encoding DNA translocase FtsK 4TM domain-containing protein, whose amino-acid sequence MTKPAQANQNSYTRKPVERRPLPNRLVRLLSEARWFALAAFALYFVLILASFNKLDPGWSHATNVDKVANLGGKLGATFSDLLLYIFGFSAWWWCVWLLRTVWHGYRRLSKRFLLEEEEVEREHHVEMLIRIVGFSIMLIGSMGLEYLRMAKSLHVQLPRDPGGVLGQLVGHSAHVAFGFTGATLLLLLLFGLGFSLFFHVSWLQVAERIGGAIEDAFNWFVLRYQDREDRRQGEVAAVRRDEVVVIERAKHVEKHVAAPPVKIEPQVVTVVKSERVEKERQAHLFEGLGDGKLPPLSLLDEAPPVVETVSVETLEFTSRLIEKKLSDFGVDAKVVAAYPGPVVTRYEIEPATGVKGSQIVGLARDLARSLSLTSIRVVETIPGKNYMALELPNSKRQIVRLTEILGSKVYNDGVSSLTIALGKDIAGKPVVADLAKMPHLLVAGTTGSGKSVGINATILSLLYKSDPLDVRLILIDPKMLEMSVYEGIPHLLAPVVTDMRQAGHALNWAMNEMERRYKLMSKMGVRNLAGYNAKIADAKKREEHIPNPFSLTPDSPEPLEKLPTIVIIIDELADLMMVVGKKVEELIARIAQKARAAGLHLILATQRPSVDVITGLIKANIPTRIAFQVSSKIDSRTILDQMGAETLLGMGDMLYMPPGTGLPMRVHGAFVSDEEVHRVVSHLKLQGEPNYIEGILEGGTLEGDGAEGGAPGEGGGEADALYDQAVAVVLKNRRASISLVQRHLRIGYNRAARLLEQMEQSGVVSTMQSNGNREILVPAASSEQG is encoded by the coding sequence ATGACTAAACCAGCCCAGGCCAATCAAAATAGCTACACCCGAAAACCGGTCGAACGCCGTCCTCTGCCCAACCGGCTGGTGCGGCTGCTGTCCGAGGCGCGCTGGTTCGCGTTGGCTGCGTTCGCCCTGTATTTCGTACTAATCCTGGCCAGCTTCAACAAGCTCGACCCCGGCTGGTCGCACGCCACCAACGTCGACAAGGTGGCCAACCTGGGCGGCAAGCTCGGTGCGACCTTCTCTGATTTATTGCTGTACATCTTCGGCTTTTCCGCCTGGTGGTGGTGCGTCTGGCTGCTGCGCACGGTGTGGCATGGCTATCGCCGCCTGAGCAAGCGCTTCCTGCTGGAAGAGGAAGAGGTGGAGCGTGAGCACCATGTCGAGATGCTGATCCGCATCGTCGGCTTCTCCATCATGCTGATCGGCAGCATGGGCCTGGAATACCTGCGCATGGCGAAAAGCCTGCACGTGCAGCTGCCGCGCGACCCGGGTGGCGTGCTGGGCCAGCTGGTGGGGCACTCGGCCCACGTGGCCTTCGGTTTCACGGGCGCGACCTTGCTGCTGTTGCTGCTGTTCGGTCTGGGTTTCAGCCTGTTCTTCCACGTATCGTGGCTGCAAGTGGCCGAGCGCATCGGCGGCGCCATCGAAGATGCGTTCAACTGGTTCGTGCTGCGCTACCAGGACCGCGAAGACCGCCGCCAGGGCGAAGTGGCCGCCGTGCGCCGCGACGAAGTGGTAGTGATCGAACGGGCCAAGCATGTGGAGAAACATGTGGCAGCGCCACCCGTGAAGATCGAGCCGCAAGTGGTTACCGTGGTGAAATCGGAGCGCGTGGAAAAGGAGCGCCAGGCCCATCTGTTCGAGGGCTTGGGCGATGGCAAGCTGCCGCCGCTGTCACTGCTCGATGAAGCGCCGCCCGTGGTGGAAACGGTCTCCGTGGAAACCTTGGAATTCACGAGCCGCCTGATCGAAAAGAAATTGTCCGACTTTGGCGTGGATGCCAAGGTAGTGGCCGCTTACCCCGGCCCTGTCGTGACGCGCTATGAAATCGAGCCGGCTACGGGCGTGAAGGGCAGCCAGATCGTGGGCCTGGCGCGCGACCTGGCCCGTTCGCTGTCCTTGACGTCGATCCGCGTGGTGGAAACCATCCCCGGCAAGAATTACATGGCCCTGGAACTGCCGAACAGCAAGCGCCAGATCGTGCGCCTGACGGAAATCCTCGGCTCCAAGGTCTACAACGATGGCGTGTCCAGCCTGACGATTGCGCTGGGCAAGGACATTGCCGGCAAGCCCGTCGTGGCCGACCTGGCCAAGATGCCCCACTTGCTGGTGGCCGGTACTACCGGTTCCGGTAAATCGGTCGGCATCAATGCGACGATTCTGTCGTTGCTGTACAAATCCGACCCGCTCGACGTGCGCCTGATCCTGATCGATCCGAAGATGCTGGAAATGTCCGTCTACGAAGGCATCCCGCACTTGCTGGCGCCCGTCGTGACCGACATGCGCCAGGCGGGCCATGCGCTGAACTGGGCCATGAACGAGATGGAACGCCGCTACAAGCTGATGAGCAAGATGGGCGTGCGCAACCTGGCCGGCTACAACGCGAAGATTGCCGACGCGAAAAAGCGCGAAGAACATATCCCGAATCCGTTCAGCCTGACGCCGGATTCGCCGGAACCGCTCGAAAAACTGCCAACCATCGTCATCATCATCGACGAGCTGGCCGATTTGATGATGGTGGTGGGCAAAAAAGTCGAGGAATTGATCGCGCGTATCGCGCAAAAGGCGCGCGCCGCGGGTTTGCACTTGATTCTGGCCACGCAGCGCCCATCTGTAGACGTGATCACGGGGCTGATCAAGGCGAACATTCCGACGCGTATCGCCTTCCAGGTATCGTCGAAGATTGACTCGCGCACCATTCTCGACCAGATGGGCGCGGAAACACTGCTGGGTATGGGCGACATGCTGTACATGCCGCCCGGCACCGGTTTGCCGATGCGCGTGCACGGCGCGTTTGTTTCCGATGAAGAAGTTCACAGGGTCGTCAGCCATTTGAAGTTGCAGGGCGAACCGAATTACATCGAGGGCATCCTCGAAGGCGGCACCCTGGAAGGCGATGGCGCCGAGGGCGGCGCGCCGGGCGAGGGGGGCGGCGAGGCCGATGCCCTGTACG
- the ppa gene encoding inorganic diphosphatase, translating to MSLNNVSSGRDLPNDFNVVIEIPMNADPIKYEVDKESGAIFVDRFMGTAMHYPCNYGYVPNTLSPDGDPVDVLVITPFPLIPGVVVRCRPIGVLKMTDESGEDAKVLAVPVDKVLSIYSHWQKPEDLNELRLRQIQHFFEHYKDLEKGKWVKIDGWYGPDVAKEEILNGVAAFKADAAKA from the coding sequence ATGAGTTTGAATAACGTCTCTTCCGGCCGCGACCTGCCGAACGATTTCAACGTCGTCATCGAAATCCCGATGAATGCCGATCCGATCAAGTACGAAGTCGACAAGGAAAGCGGCGCGATCTTCGTCGATCGCTTCATGGGTACCGCCATGCATTACCCGTGCAACTACGGCTACGTGCCGAACACCCTGTCGCCGGATGGCGACCCGGTTGACGTGCTGGTCATCACCCCGTTCCCGCTGATCCCGGGCGTGGTCGTGCGCTGCCGTCCTATCGGCGTGCTGAAAATGACCGACGAGTCGGGCGAAGACGCGAAAGTGCTGGCCGTGCCAGTCGACAAGGTCCTGTCGATCTACAGCCACTGGCAAAAGCCGGAAGACTTGAACGAACTGCGTTTGCGCCAGATCCAGCATTTCTTTGAACACTACAAAGATCTGGAAAAAGGCAAATGGGTCAAGATCGACGGCTGGTATGGTCCTGACGTGGCCAAGGAAGAAATCTTGAACGGCGTTGCCGCGTTCAAGGCCGATGCCGCAAAAGCGTAA
- a CDS encoding membrane-bound PQQ-dependent dehydrogenase, glucose/quinate/shikimate family has product MIPSFRPGPLLKVTGVIFILFGLALLGGGIWLATLGGSWYYLLAGIGMLVAGALVFQGKRSAQPFMALLLTATLFWSVIEVKFDWWQLLPRLDIWFAAAVWLLLPFVSRRLAPPAAEKQPQAGKTALSAAVALTIIAGVIALFQDYHDLHGDVPAENMAATATGDLAPGVEHNDWSAYGRSGYGDRYAPAAQITPANISGLKEAWTYHTGDFKGPNDPGEIANEVTPLKVNDMLYLCTPHNIVIALNPDTGKEIWRHDPKINRDAASYQHMICRGVAYWDVNAGRAKNDPVPQAASMECPRRILAPTMDGTMIAVNADTGESCKSFGNNGVVNLYKNMAMIKRGFLMPTSPPAVSQKMAVIAASVTDNHSTEEPSGVIRGYDPVTGKLMWNWDPATPEDTKPFPEGKNYTNNSPNSWGVASIDEKLGMVYIPMGNETPDTWGGNRNKNGEKFNSAIVALDLATGKVRWVYQTVHHDIWDMDIGGQPSLVDIDTPKGKVPSVVATTKRGDIYVIDRRDGSLVVPAPEKPVPTSNPAAGDTLSPTQPFSALTFLPERNISEADMWGTTPFDQLACRIIFKERRYEGPFTPQTAGKGAVISPGPLGIFEWGGAAIDPVRQLLIVNPDYMGFLEKLVPRAETTAKGRHGRRNGLAATDGRPVCRGNQSLPVAAGLPMPGTAVGLCGRRRPAHHEKVWMHKNGTTRDSGPVPIPLPLGVPSLGGMVTTGGGVTFLSSTLDYYIRGYDVSNGKVIWKARLPAGGQATPMSYVSNKSGRQFVVVMAGGHGSLGTKMSDTLVAYALPEGTAVPKK; this is encoded by the coding sequence ATGATTCCCTCTTTCCGGCCCGGTCCTTTATTAAAGGTCACCGGCGTTATTTTCATTCTGTTTGGCCTCGCCCTGCTGGGCGGCGGCATCTGGCTGGCCACGCTCGGCGGCTCGTGGTACTACTTGCTGGCCGGCATCGGCATGCTCGTTGCCGGCGCGCTGGTGTTCCAGGGCAAGCGCAGCGCACAACCGTTCATGGCGCTGCTGCTGACCGCCACCCTCTTCTGGTCCGTCATTGAAGTGAAATTCGACTGGTGGCAATTGCTGCCGCGCCTCGATATCTGGTTTGCCGCCGCCGTCTGGCTGCTGCTGCCCTTCGTCAGCCGCCGCCTGGCGCCACCTGCCGCCGAGAAGCAGCCGCAAGCGGGCAAGACGGCCTTGAGCGCCGCCGTGGCCCTGACCATCATCGCCGGCGTCATCGCCCTGTTCCAGGACTACCATGACCTGCATGGCGACGTGCCAGCCGAAAACATGGCAGCCACCGCCACCGGCGACCTGGCTCCCGGCGTCGAGCACAATGACTGGTCCGCGTATGGCCGCTCCGGCTATGGCGACCGCTACGCCCCGGCCGCGCAGATCACGCCGGCCAATATTTCTGGTCTGAAAGAAGCCTGGACCTACCACACGGGCGACTTCAAGGGTCCGAACGACCCGGGCGAGATCGCCAACGAAGTCACGCCGCTGAAGGTCAATGACATGTTGTACCTGTGCACGCCGCACAATATCGTCATCGCGCTGAACCCGGACACGGGCAAGGAAATCTGGCGCCACGATCCGAAGATCAACCGCGACGCGGCCAGCTACCAGCACATGATCTGCCGCGGCGTCGCCTACTGGGACGTCAACGCGGGCCGTGCGAAGAATGATCCTGTGCCGCAAGCTGCCAGCATGGAATGCCCGCGCCGCATCCTGGCGCCGACCATGGATGGCACCATGATCGCCGTCAACGCCGATACAGGCGAGTCGTGCAAGAGCTTTGGCAACAACGGCGTCGTCAACCTGTACAAGAACATGGCCATGATCAAGCGCGGCTTCCTGATGCCGACCTCGCCGCCAGCCGTCTCGCAGAAAATGGCAGTGATCGCCGCCAGCGTGACGGACAACCATTCGACGGAAGAGCCGTCGGGCGTGATCCGCGGCTATGATCCCGTCACCGGCAAGCTGATGTGGAACTGGGACCCGGCCACGCCGGAAGATACCAAGCCCTTCCCTGAAGGCAAGAACTACACCAACAACTCGCCCAATTCGTGGGGCGTGGCCAGCATCGATGAAAAGCTGGGCATGGTCTACATTCCGATGGGTAATGAAACCCCCGATACCTGGGGTGGCAACCGCAACAAGAATGGCGAGAAATTCAACAGCGCCATCGTCGCGCTGGACCTGGCGACGGGTAAAGTACGCTGGGTATACCAGACCGTGCACCACGATATCTGGGACATGGATATCGGCGGACAGCCGAGCCTGGTCGACATCGACACGCCCAAAGGCAAAGTTCCATCGGTCGTGGCCACGACAAAACGGGGCGACATTTACGTGATCGACCGCCGCGACGGCAGCCTGGTCGTGCCGGCGCCGGAAAAACCCGTGCCAACGAGCAATCCTGCCGCTGGCGACACCCTGTCGCCCACGCAGCCATTCTCGGCCCTGACCTTCTTGCCAGAGCGCAATATCAGCGAAGCGGACATGTGGGGCACCACGCCGTTCGACCAGCTCGCTTGCCGCATCATCTTCAAGGAACGCCGCTATGAAGGCCCATTCACGCCGCAAACGGCTGGCAAGGGCGCCGTCATCTCGCCGGGCCCGCTGGGTATCTTCGAATGGGGCGGCGCCGCCATCGACCCCGTGCGCCAGTTGTTGATCGTCAACCCTGACTACATGGGCTTCCTGGAAAAACTCGTGCCGCGCGCGGAAACGACGGCCAAAGGGAGGCACGGGCGGCGAAATGGGCTTGCAGCCACAGACGGGCGTCCCGTTTGCCGTGGAAATCAAAGCCTTCCTGTCGCCGCTGGGCTTCCCATGCCAGGCACCGCCGTGGGGCTATGTGGCCGCCGTCGACCTGCGCACCATGAAAAAGTGTGGATGCACAAGAACGGCACCACGCGCGACAGCGGTCCCGTGCCGATTCCATTGCCACTGGGCGTACCCAGCTTGGGTGGCATGGTCACCACCGGCGGTGGCGTGACCTTCCTCAGCAGCACGCTCGACTACTACATCCGTGGCTACGACGTCAGCAACGGTAAAGTAATCTGGAAAGCCCGCCTGCCAGCCGGCGGCCAGGCTACGCCGATGAGCTATGTGTCGAACAAGTCGGGACGCCAGTTCGTCGTCGTCATGGCCGGCGGCCACGGTTCGCTGGGCACGAAGATGAGCGACACCCTGGTCGCGTATGCCTTGCCGGAAGGCACTGCCGTACCGAAGAAGTAA
- a CDS encoding P-II family nitrogen regulator: MKQITAIIKPFKLDEVREALADVNVTGLTVTEVKGFGRQKGHTELYRGAEYVVDFLPKVKVEVVVDDSVSELVVDAIIKAARTGKIGDGKIFVRDVEQVIRIRTGETGPDAV; encoded by the coding sequence ATGAAACAGATTACCGCCATCATCAAACCATTCAAGCTCGACGAAGTACGCGAAGCCCTGGCCGATGTGAACGTGACGGGCTTGACCGTGACGGAAGTGAAGGGCTTTGGCCGCCAGAAGGGCCATACCGAGCTCTACCGTGGCGCCGAGTACGTGGTCGACTTCTTGCCGAAAGTCAAAGTCGAAGTGGTGGTGGACGACAGCGTGTCGGAACTGGTGGTCGACGCCATCATCAAGGCGGCCCGCACGGGCAAGATCGGCGACGGCAAGATTTTCGTGCGCGATGTGGAGCAAGTGATCCGCATCCGCACGGGTGAAACCGGTCCTGACGCAGTGTAA
- a CDS encoding trimeric intracellular cation channel family protein: MMPPQLPPGSLIKIIEVIAILVGAFSGFIEARRKRMDLVGVFVVAFITAFGGGTLRDILLDKRPLFWVSHQEYAILIFVLALTAAPLIQHLRQIVSERLIVIADAIGLGMFAIAGVAEAMRAGMPIFIASMMGVITGIFGGVMRDIVCNEVPMVFRDGKPYAICAFFGCWAYLLQMHFGAEHDFALWTSASGITILRLICWKFDMRLGR, encoded by the coding sequence ATGATGCCACCACAATTGCCGCCTGGCTCGCTGATCAAGATCATCGAGGTCATCGCCATCCTGGTGGGCGCGTTTTCCGGCTTCATCGAAGCGCGCCGCAAGCGCATGGACCTGGTCGGCGTGTTCGTCGTGGCGTTCATCACGGCGTTTGGCGGCGGCACCCTGCGCGACATCCTGCTCGACAAGCGCCCCCTGTTCTGGGTTTCGCACCAGGAATACGCGATTCTCATCTTCGTGCTGGCCCTGACGGCCGCGCCCTTGATCCAGCACTTGCGGCAAATCGTCTCGGAACGCCTGATCGTCATCGCCGACGCCATCGGCCTGGGCATGTTCGCCATCGCGGGCGTGGCCGAAGCCATGCGCGCCGGCATGCCGATCTTCATCGCGTCGATGATGGGGGTAATTACGGGGATTTTTGGCGGCGTGATGCGCGACATTGTCTGCAACGAGGTGCCGATGGTGTTTCGCGACGGCAAACCGTACGCCATCTGCGCGTTTTTCGGCTGCTGGGCCTACCTGCTGCAGATGCACTTCGGCGCCGAGCACGACTTTGCGCTATGGACCAGCGCCAGCGGCATCACGATCTTGCGCCTGATATGCTGGAAATTCGACATGCGCTTGGGGCGCTGA
- the trxB gene encoding thioredoxin-disulfide reductase, protein MTTTKHARVLILGSGPAGYSAAVYAARANLNPMLVTGVEQGGQLMTTTDVENWPGDPMGVQGPDLMQRLLQHAERFNTEIVFDHIHTTFLNEKPIRLKGDSHEYTCDTLIIATGASAQYLGLPSESEFMGKGVSACATCDGFFYRNQEVAVVGGGNTAVEEALYLSNIANKVTLIHRRDKFRAEAILIDRLNAKVAEGKIVLKYNHTLDEVTGNEGGVTGLNIKSTIDGKVEALSVHGVFIAIGHKPNTGIFEGQLEMHNGYIKTKTGLEGMATATSAPGVFAAGDVQDHIYRQAITSAGTGCMAALDAQRYLEGQE, encoded by the coding sequence ATGACCACTACCAAACACGCCCGCGTTTTGATCCTCGGCTCCGGCCCAGCCGGCTACAGCGCTGCCGTCTACGCCGCCCGCGCCAACCTGAACCCGATGCTGGTCACCGGCGTGGAACAAGGCGGTCAATTGATGACCACCACCGACGTGGAAAACTGGCCAGGCGACCCGATGGGCGTGCAAGGTCCGGACTTGATGCAGCGTTTGCTGCAGCACGCCGAGCGTTTCAATACGGAAATCGTGTTTGACCACATCCACACCACCTTCCTGAATGAAAAACCGATCCGCCTGAAAGGCGACAGCCACGAATACACGTGCGACACGCTGATCATCGCCACGGGCGCGTCCGCGCAATACCTGGGCCTGCCATCGGAATCGGAATTCATGGGCAAGGGCGTGTCCGCCTGCGCCACCTGCGATGGCTTCTTCTACCGCAACCAGGAAGTGGCCGTCGTCGGCGGCGGCAATACGGCCGTCGAAGAAGCGCTGTACCTGTCGAACATCGCCAATAAAGTCACGCTGATCCACCGCCGCGACAAGTTCCGCGCGGAAGCCATCCTGATCGACCGCCTGAACGCCAAGGTTGCCGAAGGCAAGATCGTGTTGAAATATAACCACACGCTGGACGAAGTGACGGGCAACGAAGGCGGCGTGACGGGCCTGAACATCAAGTCGACCATCGACGGCAAGGTCGAAGCGTTGAGCGTGCATGGCGTGTTCATCGCCATCGGCCACAAGCCGAACACGGGCATCTTCGAAGGCCAGCTGGAAATGCACAACGGCTACATCAAGACGAAAACGGGCCTGGAAGGCATGGCCACCGCCACCAGCGCGCCGGGCGTGTTTGCGGCCGGCGACGTGCAAGATCATATCTACCGCCAGGCCATCACCAGCGCCGGCACGGGTTGCATGGCAGCACTGGACGCCCAGCGCTACCTGGAAGGCCAGGAGTAA
- a CDS encoding NAD+ synthase: MTVKVAIAQMNSTVGDLAGNRAKIFDLSRRAFEAGADIVLTPELSLVGYPPEDLLLRNAFYAKTQEAFAGLAADLAQFKDLHVVVGLPLQDEKGVRHNAASVLLNGEVLGTYRKHDLPNTTVFDEKRYFTSSDQAFVFGVKGVRFGINICEDTWFEHAPMRARAAGAQVLLVPNGSPYHMNKQHLRYETMRKNVSAQGMALVYANLVGGQDELIFDGDSFVMDAAGTICAQLRHFEEDLQLVDFDGATPVPQPLAAPLTTEAQVYQALVLGVRDYIGKNGFPGVLIGMSGGVDSALTLAIAVDALGADKVRAVMMPSQFTADISWIDSRDMVKRLNVRYDEIPIKQTFDAFRATLADEFAGLAEDATEENIQARIRGTLLMALSNKHGSIVLTTGNKSEMAVGYCTLYGDMAGGFAVIKDIAKTLVYRLCAWRNSVSDVIPERILTRGPSAELRADQLDQDSLPPYDVLDGIMQLYMEENRPIAEIIEAGYPPADVARVTRLIKINEYKRRQSPVGIRVTHRGFGRDWRYPITSKFYE, translated from the coding sequence ATGACAGTCAAAGTCGCAATTGCTCAAATGAATAGTACGGTCGGCGATCTGGCCGGCAACCGTGCCAAGATCTTCGACCTTTCCCGCCGCGCCTTTGAAGCGGGCGCCGATATCGTGCTCACGCCGGAACTGTCGCTGGTTGGCTATCCACCCGAGGACCTGTTGCTGCGCAATGCATTCTACGCAAAAACGCAGGAAGCGTTTGCTGGGCTGGCTGCCGACCTGGCCCAGTTCAAGGATTTGCACGTGGTGGTGGGCTTGCCCCTGCAAGACGAGAAGGGTGTGCGCCACAATGCCGCCTCCGTGCTGCTGAACGGCGAAGTGCTGGGCACCTACCGCAAGCACGATTTGCCGAACACGACCGTGTTCGATGAAAAACGTTACTTTACGTCGTCAGACCAGGCTTTCGTATTTGGCGTGAAGGGCGTGCGTTTCGGTATCAATATCTGCGAAGACACGTGGTTCGAGCACGCGCCGATGCGCGCCCGCGCGGCCGGTGCGCAAGTGCTGCTGGTGCCCAACGGTTCGCCGTACCACATGAACAAGCAGCATCTGCGCTATGAAACCATGCGCAAGAATGTCAGCGCGCAAGGCATGGCCCTCGTGTACGCCAACCTGGTCGGTGGCCAGGATGAACTGATTTTTGATGGCGACTCGTTTGTCATGGATGCGGCCGGCACGATTTGCGCCCAGCTGCGGCACTTCGAGGAAGACTTGCAGCTGGTCGACTTCGACGGCGCCACGCCCGTGCCGCAACCGCTGGCCGCGCCATTGACCACCGAGGCGCAGGTGTACCAGGCGCTGGTGCTGGGCGTGCGTGACTATATCGGCAAAAACGGCTTCCCTGGCGTGCTGATCGGCATGTCGGGCGGCGTCGATTCCGCCCTGACTCTGGCCATCGCCGTCGATGCGCTGGGCGCCGACAAGGTGCGCGCCGTCATGATGCCATCGCAATTTACGGCCGATATCTCGTGGATCGATTCGCGCGACATGGTAAAACGCCTCAATGTGCGCTACGATGAAATTCCGATCAAGCAAACCTTCGACGCCTTCCGCGCCACCCTGGCTGACGAGTTCGCCGGACTGGCGGAAGATGCGACGGAAGAAAATATCCAGGCGCGCATCCGCGGCACCTTGCTGATGGCCTTGTCGAACAAGCATGGCAGCATCGTGCTGACGACGGGCAACAAGAGCGAGATGGCTGTTGGCTATTGCACCCTGTATGGCGACATGGCGGGCGGCTTTGCCGTGATCAAGGATATCGCCAAGACTCTGGTATATCGCCTGTGCGCCTGGCGCAACAGCGTGTCGGACGTGATTCCCGAGCGCATCCTGACGCGTGGACCGTCGGCCGAATTGCGGGCCGACCAGCTGGATCAGGATTCCTTGCCGCCATACGATGTACTCGACGGCATCATGCAGCTGTACATGGAAGAAAACCGGCCGATCGCCGAGATTATCGAGGCTGGCTACCCGCCGGCCGATGTGGCCCGGGTCACGCGCCTGATCAAGATCAATGAATACAAGCGGCGCCAGTCGCCGGTGGGCATCCGCGTCACACACCGTGGCTTCGGCCGCGACTGGCGCTACCCCATCACGTCGAAGTTTTACGAATAA